A stretch of Oryza brachyantha chromosome 4, ObraRS2, whole genome shotgun sequence DNA encodes these proteins:
- the LOC102703303 gene encoding ras-related protein Rab-2-B, whose protein sequence is MSYAYLFKYIIIGDTGVGKSCLLLQFTDKRFQPVHDLTIGVEFGARMIAVDNKPIKLQIWDTAGQESFRSITRSYYRGAAGALLVYDITRRETFNHLASWLEDARQHANANMAIMLVGNKCDLSHRRAVSYEEGEQFAKEHGLIFMEASAKTAQNVEEAFIKTAGTIYKKIQDGVFDLSNEANGIKLGFTTPGQSGSAGSSSSQGGGCCS, encoded by the exons ATGTCTTACGCCTACCTCTTCAAGTACATCATCATCGGGGACACAG GGGTGGGAAAGTCGTGCCTGCTGCTGCAGTTCACCGACAAGCGGTTCCAGCCCGTCCATGACCTCACCATCGGCGTCGAGTTCGGCGCCCGGATGATCGCCGTCGACAACAAGCCCATCAAGCTCCAGATTTGGGACACG GCTGGCCAGGAGTCATTCAGATCGATAACTAGATCATACTACAGAGGGGCTGCAGGTGCTCTTTTGGTTTATGACATCACAAG GAGGGAGACATTCAATCATCTTGCGAGCTGGCTGGAAGATGCAAGGCAACACGCAAATGCTAACATGGCAATAATGCTTGTTGGAAATAAATGTGATCTGTCTCATAGGCGCGCTGTGAGCTATGAGGAAGGTGAGCAGTTTGCAAAGGAGCATGGTCTGATATTTATGGAAGCATCTGCAAAAACCGCACAAAATGTTGAGGAG GCTTTTATCAAGACTGCTGGAACAATATACAAGAAAATTCAAGATGGTGTCTTTGATTTATCAAATGAG GCTAATGGAATCAAACTTGGCTTCACGACCCCTGGCCAATCTGGAAGTGCTGGTTCCTCGTCTTCTCAAGGGGGTGGCTGCTGCAGTTAG
- the LOC102717791 gene encoding protein FATTY ACID EXPORT 1, chloroplastic-like → MLFRKGTKYSTIPTQTLPPFSPWRIFRSIPLPFRSAMAMAAQLHGSAAAASAYRLLLLLRVPSSCRWPQNPLADSPKLSTSTGGVGIKPFGVGAKVSTKCANRTTQVDELNFRSNQTEELVAADEDTVTEKRSAKIHDFCFGIPFGGLLFCMGFLGYIFSRSTISLVLGVAPGLATLFLGTLSLKFWRSGKSSLILILGQAAISSLLAWKYSHAYILTNRILPWALYASLSTAMTCFYAYVLLSGGNPPPKKKMVATPSS, encoded by the exons ATGTTATTCAGAAAAGGGACAAAATACTCAACGATCCCCACCCAAACCCTTCCACCTTTCTCCCCTTGGAGAATCTTCCGTAGTATCCCGCTTCCGTTTCGAAGTgccatggcgatggcggcgcagCTCCACGGATCGGCCGCAGCGGCGTCCGCGTACCGACTACTTCTACTTCTCAGAGTTCCTTCGTCCTGCCGGTGGCCGCAGAATCCTCTCGCCGATTCTCCAAAG CTTTCTACCTCCACTGGTGGAGTGGGTATAAAGCCATTTGGTGTTGGTGCTAAAGTTTCAACAAAATGTGCAAATAGGACCACTCAGGTTGATGAGTTAAACTTCAGATCAAATCAGACTGAGGAGTTAGTAGCAGCCGATGAAGATACTGTTACCGAGAAGAGGAGTGCAAAAATCCATGATTTCTGCTTTGGTATCCCTTTCG GTGGTCTTCTATTCTGTATGGGGTTTCTTGGATACATTTTTTCCAGAAGCACCATAAGTCTTGTTCTAGGTGTCGCGCCAGGGCTTGCCACACTCTTTCTTGGAACCCTCAGTCTGAAGTTCTGGAGGAGTGGAAAATCTAGTTTAATACTTATCTTGGGCCAAGCAG CAATTTCTTCTCTCCTAGCATGGAAGTATTCTCATGCCTACATCTTG ACAAATAGAATCCTCCCCTGGGCCTTATATGCCTCTTTAAG CACTGCCATGACTTGTTTCTACGCTTATGTGCTGCTCTCCGGAGGAAATCCACCACCTAAGAAGAAGATGGTGGCAACTCCATCATCATAG
- the LOC102717516 gene encoding small nuclear ribonucleoprotein SmD1a — MKLVRFLMKLNNETVTIELKNGTVVHGTITGVDISMNTHLKTVKLTLKGKNPVTLDHLSVRGNNIRYYILPDSLNLETLLVEDTPRVKAKKPTAGKPLGRGRGRGRGRGRGRGR; from the exons ATGAAGCTCGTCAG GTTTCTGATGAAGCTGAACAACGAGACGGTCACCATCGAGCTCAAGAACGGTACCGTCGTCCACGGCACCATCACTG GTGTGGATATAAGCATGAATACCCATTTGAAGACTGTCAAGCTCACCTTGAAGGGGAAAAATCCTGTAACCCTTGATCACCTGAGTGTGAGAGGGAACAACATTCGCTATTACATCCTCCCCGATAGCTTAAATCTGGAAACCTTACTGGTGGAGGATACCCCAAGAGTCAAGGCTAAGAAGCCAACTGCAG GGAAACCTTTGGGACGGGGTCGTGgacgtggccgtggccgtggtCGGGGCAGGGGGCGCTGA